From Pelagibacterium flavum:
TGCAAAGGACCCTTATGCCGAGGCCGGTCTGTTCGAAAGTGTCGTCGTCCGTCCCTGGAACTGGGTCATCAACCGGCCGGAGAACATTTGAAATGGCGTACTGGCTGTTCAAGTCCGAACCCGAAACCTGGGGTTGGGACGATCAGGTCAAAAAGGGTGGCCCGGAAGAATGGGGCGGGGTGCGCAATTATCAGGCGCGCAACAATATGCGTGAGATGAAAAAGGGCGATCTGGGCTTCTTTTACCACTCGGTCAAGGAAAAGGCCGTGGTGGGCATCGTCCGTGTCGCCAATGAAATCCACCATGATTCCACCACCGACGATCCGCGCTGGGAATGCGTGGATATCGAGGCGGTCAAACCCCTCGAGCGCCCCGTAACGCTCGATGAGATCAAATCGATGCCCGAGCTTGAAAACATGGTTTTGGTCAACAATTCGCGCCTTTCTGTCCAGCCGGTGGCCGAAGATGAATGGAAATTGATCTGCAAGCTGGGGGGCGTTGAACCCTGATTTACGGGTGCGGCGTTTTGGCGCACACTTCCCACGACCCGATTCGGAGAGAGCGGGTCTGAGCTCTGTTTTTGAGAGGGGAAAACGGGATGGATTATCTTAGTGTGAACTGGCTGGCCGTGCTCCTGGCCATGATCGCGTCGATGGCGCTGGGTGCTGCCTGGTACATGACCTTGTCCAAGCAGTGGATTGCCGCCACCGGCAAGACCACAGACGAAATCATGGCCGGCTCGGGCGGGCAGGCAACGCCTTTCATCTGGGGCGCGGCAATGCAATTGGTCATGGCCTATTTCCTGGCCCTTCTCACTCCGGCCATCATGGGCGAGGTGACAATTGCGTCCGCGGTTACAGTCGGCATCCATCTGTGGGCCGGGTTCATGGTGACGTCGATGATCCTCAATCACCGCTATCAGGGCGCCAGCTGGTCTCTGGCCGTGATCGATGGCGGATATCTTTTGGGCGTGATGATCGTCCAGGGCGTGGTGATCGGGCTTTTGGGTTAGGGCTGGCCGAAGTTTGCCTGGCGGGGCTGCCCGCCAAGTCCACTTACCAGTCACCCCGGCCTTGAGCCGGGGTCCAGTACACTCAGTGTTTGAGATAGGCAGCCAACTCTGCCGAGTACTGGGCCCCGGGTCGTCGCCCGGGATGACGCCAGTGAAAGGGGCCGGCTTGCGTTCGCCAATGAACCGGTGTTCCAGCCCGTCGTCAAAAGTCCGAGGAAATGCCCTTGATTTCCCAGTCCCCGTAGCGGGCCGGATCGAGCCCGCCGCGGCCATCGACCTCGCGCGGCGCGTTAGAGGTCTTGGCGTCGATTTCGGCGCGGCGCGTTTTGGCTTCTTGGAGGGCGCGCCGGGCGATTGCGGGATCGGGGCGTTTGGCCTTTGGCGTTTCGCGCATTTTTTCGAAACCACCTTCATGACGAAGAGTTTAGACATCGGGCCACTTGTGCAGGGGCCCGCCGGTTCCCATCATATAGGCAACTCAACTGGCTTAGGAAAGCCTGACGACAATGATGAATGCTCTGCGCACCACGATTTTGCTTGCCGGCATGACCGCGCTGTTCATGGGCGTTGGCTATATGATCGGCGGCACGGGCGGCATGGCTCTGGCCTTTTTGTTCGCGCTCGGCACCAACGCCTTTGCGTATTGGAACTCGGACAAGATGGTGCTCTCCATGCAGGGCGCCAAAGAGATCGATCCGCGCTCGGCGCCCGAGCTTTACCAGATGACCAAGCGGCTCGCCGACAATGCCGGCCTGCCCATGCCAAGGCTTTATCTCATCGCGACCGATCAGCCCAACGCGTTTGCCACCGGCCGCAGCCCCGACAAGGGCGTGGTCGCGGTCTCGTCCGGCCTTGTCAAATATCTCGACAGCCGCGAAGTGGCCGCCGTGATCGCCCACGAATTGGCCCATATCAAGAACCGCGACACGCTTACCATGACCGTCACCGCCACGCTGGCCGGTGCCATTTCCATGCTGGCTCAGTTCGGCCTGTTTTTCGGCGGGGCGCGCGACAACAACAATCCGCTGGGATTTGTCGGGGTGATCGCCATGGTCATTCTGGCTCCCATCGCAGCCATGCTGGTTCAGATGGCGGTTTCGCGCACCCGCGAATATGAAGCCGACAAGGATGGGGCTGAAATCTGCGGTGACCCGGCGGCGCTGGCCACGGCGCTTGAAAAGATTTCCTCGCTTTCAAGGCGCACGGTCAACGAGGCGGCCGAACGGGCGCCGGCCATGGCGCATATGTATATCTCCAACCCGCTCTCGGGCGCCCGCATGGACAACCTCTTTTCCACGCACCCCAATGTGGAAAACCGCATCGCGGCGCTCACGCAGATGGCGTCGCGCGTGCGGGGCGGTGGTGGTGGCCAAACGCCGCGCCAGAGGGTAAACCCCATCGAGGCCAATGTCCGGCCCGGTCAGAGCTGGCGTACGCCCGGCACGCGGCCGCGCTCGGATGATGGCAAACCATCGGGCCCCTGGGGATAGGTAAAAACAGTTTGACCGAGACACGCGATCTGCCCGGCCTCAAGCTTCGGCTTGAGGCCGCTTTTCATCTCAAATCGGTGCTCGAAGGCAAGCCCTTCGCCCCGATCGGTCCGGACCGGTTGGCCGAAAGCCGCGACCGGGCGCTGGCCAATCGCATGGTCACCACGGCCCTGCGCCGCCACGGCCAGATCGATGCCGTTTTTAAAGAGGTGCTCGCCAAGGGCGTTCCCCAGCGCGCCGGCATTCTGGAAGCGGTGCTGCGCATCGCCGTCGTCCAATTGCTGTGGCTTGACGACATTCCGGCCCATTCGGCCATTCATCTGGGCGTTGAATCGGCGCGGGCCGACAAACGGGCCGGACGGTTCGACAAGCTGGTCAATGGCGTGTTGCGCTCGATCCAGCGTGGGGCTGATCGGTTCGGGGCGCTCGACAACGCGATGCTGATCCCCGGTTGGCTGGCATCGCAATGGACCGGTGCCTATGGTGCCGATGCGGTGACGCGTTTTTGCGAAATCCTCGTTCAATCCCCGCCGCTCGATCTGACGCTCAAAGCCCCCGACCCCGATCTGATTGCCGTTTTGGGCGGCCAGCCCGTGCTCGGCCCGACCGTCCGGCTCACCGAGCGCGATGCGGCGGTGGCCGATCTGGCCGGCTTTGCCGAAGGCAAATGGTGGGTGCAGGATGTTTCGGCTGCCTTGCCCGCCCGGCTCCTGGGTGCTGCCAGGGGCGAAAAAATCCTCGATCTGTGCGCGGCACCGGGCGGCAAGACGGCCCAATTGGCCTCTGCCGGCGCCGAGGTCACCGCGCTCGATATTTCGGCCGACCGCATGGAGCGGGTGCGGGCCAATCTCGACCGGCTTGACCTCGATGCGGAAATTGTCGTTGCCGACGCCCTCGGCTACGCGCCCGGCCCGGTGTTCGATGCGGTGCTGCTCGATGCGCCCTGTTCGGCCACCGGCACATTCCGGCGTCATCCCGAAGTGCTTTTGCACCGCAATGCGCAAGGCATCGCCGAACGGGTCGCGTTGCAGCGCAGGATGCTGGCGCATGCCGCCTCGCTTCTCAAGCCCGGCGGACGGTTGATCTATTGCGTGTGTTCGCTCGAGGCCGATGAAGGCGAACAGCAATTGGGTTGGGCGAAAAAAGAGCTCCCCGACCTTGAGCCTGCGCCAATCGGTGCTGCCGAACTCGATGGCTGGGACGTGCCCCTCACGGCTGAGGGCACAGTGCGACTGACGCCGTCAATGACCCTGCCGAACGGGGTCAGTGGAGGGTTGGACGGGTTTTTCATCGCCCGCTTCGTGAAAAAAACAGCCTGAAGTGGTGGCAAAGTGCGGCTGGAGCCCTGTGGTTAACGCAAAGTTACTGGTACAGTCTGGGCCGCGAGTAGGGTTCGGGAATGGGCGTGTTTGAAGTTTTGCGTTTCGGTCTGAAGCGCGGCGGCATGGGTATTGCCGACCGGTGCGTGACCCATCCCCTGTTTTCCTGGACCTGGTCGGGCGCCAGCGAAGTCCGCTTCGTGCCGCGCCTTGCCGAATTCCGCCCGGCCGACGCCCAGACCATTGTCGAGATGATGGAGGGCCAGTACCTGCTTTCCGGCCGCATGGTGGAAACCGGCGGCGCGTCGCCCTTTGCCATCGAGAGCGATTTCGACGACTGGTTTGCCGATCTGCATGGCTTTGGCTGGCTGCGGCATATTTCCGCCGTTACCGATCCCGGCCAGCGCGCCTTTGCCCGCACACTGGTCCTCGACTGGATCGCCCGATTCGGCGAGTTCGATGCCGAAGCCTGGGATCTGTTCATCACCGCGCGGCGGGTGCTCAACTGGCTCAAATCGCTCTTTTTGCTGTTTGAAGGCGCGACGCCCGATCAGAGCCGGGCCATCCTGCGCTCGCTCTCGATCCAGGTGCAATCGCTCAAGGTGCGCGCGCCGCTGGTTTACGGACCGGTCACCCGGCTCATGGTGGAAATCGCGCTGGCCGGCGCAGCGCTGAGTGAAAGCGAAGAGCCAAAGGACCTTGCCGCCCACGTGGACGGGCTCGAGGCTCTGCTCGAAACCGTGCTCGACGATGACGGGCTGGTGAAAAACCGCAATCCTTTCACCCAGATTCAGATCCTGTCCGAAATCATCCCGGTCAATCAGGCCCTCGGTCAGCGCCACGGTCACATGTCGGCCGCAATCGGCCGGCGCATCGAGACCATGCACCGGGCGCTTGAAAAGCTGGTGCTGGGCACGCGCGAGCCGGTCTATGCCAATGGCTGCGGTCAGG
This genomic window contains:
- a CDS encoding EVE domain-containing protein, producing the protein MAYWLFKSEPETWGWDDQVKKGGPEEWGGVRNYQARNNMREMKKGDLGFFYHSVKEKAVVGIVRVANEIHHDSTTDDPRWECVDIEAVKPLERPVTLDEIKSMPELENMVLVNNSRLSVQPVAEDEWKLICKLGGVEP
- a CDS encoding DUF1761 domain-containing protein — protein: MDYLSVNWLAVLLAMIASMALGAAWYMTLSKQWIAATGKTTDEIMAGSGGQATPFIWGAAMQLVMAYFLALLTPAIMGEVTIASAVTVGIHLWAGFMVTSMILNHRYQGASWSLAVIDGGYLLGVMIVQGVVIGLLG
- a CDS encoding DUF1674 domain-containing protein, whose translation is MRETPKAKRPDPAIARRALQEAKTRRAEIDAKTSNAPREVDGRGGLDPARYGDWEIKGISSDF
- the htpX gene encoding zinc metalloprotease HtpX → MNALRTTILLAGMTALFMGVGYMIGGTGGMALAFLFALGTNAFAYWNSDKMVLSMQGAKEIDPRSAPELYQMTKRLADNAGLPMPRLYLIATDQPNAFATGRSPDKGVVAVSSGLVKYLDSREVAAVIAHELAHIKNRDTLTMTVTATLAGAISMLAQFGLFFGGARDNNNPLGFVGVIAMVILAPIAAMLVQMAVSRTREYEADKDGAEICGDPAALATALEKISSLSRRTVNEAAERAPAMAHMYISNPLSGARMDNLFSTHPNVENRIAALTQMASRVRGGGGGQTPRQRVNPIEANVRPGQSWRTPGTRPRSDDGKPSGPWG
- a CDS encoding RsmB/NOP family class I SAM-dependent RNA methyltransferase translates to MTETRDLPGLKLRLEAAFHLKSVLEGKPFAPIGPDRLAESRDRALANRMVTTALRRHGQIDAVFKEVLAKGVPQRAGILEAVLRIAVVQLLWLDDIPAHSAIHLGVESARADKRAGRFDKLVNGVLRSIQRGADRFGALDNAMLIPGWLASQWTGAYGADAVTRFCEILVQSPPLDLTLKAPDPDLIAVLGGQPVLGPTVRLTERDAAVADLAGFAEGKWWVQDVSAALPARLLGAARGEKILDLCAAPGGKTAQLASAGAEVTALDISADRMERVRANLDRLDLDAEIVVADALGYAPGPVFDAVLLDAPCSATGTFRRHPEVLLHRNAQGIAERVALQRRMLAHAASLLKPGGRLIYCVCSLEADEGEQQLGWAKKELPDLEPAPIGAAELDGWDVPLTAEGTVRLTPSMTLPNGVSGGLDGFFIARFVKKTA
- a CDS encoding heparinase II/III family protein, translating into MGVFEVLRFGLKRGGMGIADRCVTHPLFSWTWSGASEVRFVPRLAEFRPADAQTIVEMMEGQYLLSGRMVETGGASPFAIESDFDDWFADLHGFGWLRHISAVTDPGQRAFARTLVLDWIARFGEFDAEAWDLFITARRVLNWLKSLFLLFEGATPDQSRAILRSLSIQVQSLKVRAPLVYGPVTRLMVEIALAGAALSESEEPKDLAAHVDGLEALLETVLDDDGLVKNRNPFTQIQILSEIIPVNQALGQRHGHMSAAIGRRIETMHRALEKLVLGTREPVYANGCGQVPVELVLAITAQSGVRGSGSGLCGGYGILVDGPGKLIADSGAVPPLPFARDAHAGGLSFEYACGSTLVVGNCGPAPAGLSDSGSLFRHTSAHSAPTIDDMSSARIGGGSMAGNALRARGPEPLMTIDVAENTLELTTGAYRDRYGLDIVRRLTLMGGGQTLVGQDRFVAAGNRSRQQGAFTIRFHLAPGVALDRSNGEALLRLTHRNGEVWAFLWEGAEADIDDSVRHSAHFGLNRTRQIVLHGPARSDTDVAWVFTRQS